CGGCGAGCGCACCGCTGGTGGCCGGCGTCGATCAGGCGTTCGTCGACGACCGGGCTGTCTCGGCGGTGGTCGTCACGCAGGGCGGTGCGGTCGTCGAACGGGCTCACGCCGTCGAGCGAACCGAGATCCCCTACATTCCTGGCTTGCTCTCGTTCCGGGAGGGCGGTGCGATCCTCGCAGCACTGGAACGACTCGAACACGACCCCGACGTCCTGCTGGTCGACGGCAGCGGTCGGATCCACTTCCGGGAGGCGGGGCTGGCGACACACGTCGGCGTCACCGTCGACGTGCCGACGGTCGGCGTCGCCAAGAACCTCCTCTGTGGCGCGCCCGAGCGACCGCTCGACGGCGGCTTTCCCGAGGGAACCCGCGTCCCGATCCACGCCGACGACGCGATCGAAACGGCGACAGCAGGGACCCACGTCGGCGACGCCGTCCAGACGCGACAGTACGACTCGCCGAACCGCCACGTCAACCCGCTGATCGTCAGTCCCGGCCACCGCGTGAGCGCCGAGACGGCGACGGATCTGGTGCTCGCGACGGCAGCGGGGTACAAACTCCCGGAGCCGACTCGGCTGGCCGACCGGGCGGCCGACGAGGCGAAAACCGAGGTCCCGTGACCGACGGCGACCGGGTGTGCTTAACTGCCCGCGGCGTGTCCCCTCGGACAGACAATGGCGAAGACGGTGCTGATCACGGGTGCGTCCGCGGCAGTGGGGTCGGCGACAGCCGAGGCGTTCCTGGCCGACGACTGGACAGTGTGGGCGACTGCCCCCGACGAGGAGGCGATCGCCGACCTGGCCGAACAGGGCTGTACCACGGCGGAACTAGACGTGACGAACGCCCGCGAGTGCGAACGGGTCGTCGAGGACCTGATCGAGGAGACCGGCCGACTGGACTGTCTGGTCAACGCGGCTTCGATCTCCCGGTTCGGCGCTGTCGAGGATATCTCGACCGAACAACTCCACGAGCAGTTCGACGTCGCCGTCTACGGACCACACAGACTGATTCGGGAAGCGTTGCCCCACATGCGGGCTCGCGAGAACGGGACCGTCGTCAACGTCTCCAGCATCACGGGCCGGCTCTCGACGCCCGGTCGCGGTGCCGACGCCGCGGCGAAGTCCGCGCTCGAAGGGGTGAGCGACGCACTGCGCGTCGAGGCGGACTCGTTCGGCGTCGACGTCGTCGTGGTCGAACCCGGGCCGATCCGGGACGGCGAGGAACCGGCCGAAGCGGAACCCGAGAGCGCGAGCGGCGCCTACGACTGGCTCTACCGGGCACGCGAGGACTCCCGACTGACCGGCGTCCAGGACGCGTTGGGCGTCACTCCCGGAACCGTCGCGCTCGCCGTCCGGGACGCGGCCAACAACAGCGACCCGGAACCGCGCTACCCCGTCGGCGAGGGTGCGAAACTCCTTTTGTTCGCCGAGTACGTCCCCGAGCGGTGGCGCGACACCGCTTTCGGTCTGCTCCGGCAGTTGATGGGTTAGTCCAGACAGGCCCCGACGACGTTCAACAGGCGTTCGCCGCGGACCTCCTCGGCGAACAGCGGGATCCGACGGACGTCGTGGCCCTGGAACAGTTCCTGTGACCGGGCGAGGGCGCGCTGTTGGACCTCCCAGCGGCGCGCACAGAACGAACACTCCGCGTGGTTCGGCCCGGGGATGTCGACCGCTTCGCCGAGCACCTCGCTTGGGTCCTGCATCACGCGGTTGACCACGACAGTGCTGACGGGGACGCCGTACTCACCGAGCCGACCGAGCAACCGTTCGGACTCGACGACCGAGAGTTCTTCGGGAACCATCACGATGCGGAAGTCCGTCCGTGTCGGGTCACGGAGGATGCTCCGCAAGTGTTCGATCCGGTCGCTCAGTTCCCGGAGGTCCTCGATCCCCTGCTCGGCGTCGACCTCCTCGTCGTCGCCGAACATCCCGGTGAGGTTCCCGAGCATGCCCGAGAACCGCTCGCGCATCTGGAGGATCTTCCCGACCATCGAGTCCATCGTCTCGGGGAGTTCGAGCAGTCGGAGCGTGTGGCCGGTCGGTGCGGTGTCGATGACCACCCGATCGAAGCGGTCGTCGTCGACGTAATCGAGCAGCAGTCGCATCGCCGCAGCCTCGTCGGCTCCGGGCATCGATCCGCCGAGTAGGCCGCCCTCGTCGCCGAGCACGTCTTCGCCCGCTCCGGCCTCACCGCCCATCTGGCCGGCACCACCCATCGGCCCGTCGCCGCCAAGCATCTGGCCGAGGCCACCCAGCGCGTCGTCGTCCATCCCGAGTGGCCCCTCGCCGACGGCCGCTTCGGGGTCGATCTCGGCGGCGTACAGCGGGATCTCCTCGCGGATGCGGGTCGGCGTCGCCGGGATATCTGTCTCTAACGTATCAGAGAGGGAGTGTGCGGGGTCCGTCGAGACGACGAGTGTCGCGGTGTCGTCCCGGGCAGACGCCAGTGCCGTGGCCGCCGCACAGGTCGTCTTCCCGACGCCGCCCTTGCCGCCGTAGAGGACGTACTCGGCGGCGTCGACGCCGGTCGGCGCGTCGATACGATCGACAGCTTCGACATCGAGTTCGTGGTCCATGCGCGAGGTAGGCACTGCTGGCCTTGAGTATGTCCCGAAAACAGACCGCGTTATTGCCTGGAGGAGCGGGCTTCGCGGACTTCGGCACCGTCCCGGAGTTTGTCCTCGCAGTTGGGGCAGACGCGTGGCCCGTGAGCCTCGGTTGCCTCGGGTGTGAACACCCGTACGTACTGCTCCGTCACGAATTCACCGCAATTCTGACACTCGGGCATCTCATGAAAGGCTTTCCTCAAAGAATATATGTTTTCTGTTGCCCGCGACATACTCCGATTCAGCGACAACTGTCGAATCCAGCGGCTCACGTCCGGTCACGCCAGAACGTG
Above is a window of Haloarcula halophila DNA encoding:
- a CDS encoding ArsA family ATPase, whose translation is MDHELDVEAVDRIDAPTGVDAAEYVLYGGKGGVGKTTCAAATALASARDDTATLVVSTDPAHSLSDTLETDIPATPTRIREEIPLYAAEIDPEAAVGEGPLGMDDDALGGLGQMLGGDGPMGGAGQMGGEAGAGEDVLGDEGGLLGGSMPGADEAAAMRLLLDYVDDDRFDRVVIDTAPTGHTLRLLELPETMDSMVGKILQMRERFSGMLGNLTGMFGDDEEVDAEQGIEDLRELSDRIEHLRSILRDPTRTDFRIVMVPEELSVVESERLLGRLGEYGVPVSTVVVNRVMQDPSEVLGEAVDIPGPNHAECSFCARRWEVQQRALARSQELFQGHDVRRIPLFAEEVRGERLLNVVGACLD
- a CDS encoding DUF7563 family protein, which gives rise to MPECQNCGEFVTEQYVRVFTPEATEAHGPRVCPNCEDKLRDGAEVREARSSRQ
- a CDS encoding SDR family NAD(P)-dependent oxidoreductase is translated as MAKTVLITGASAAVGSATAEAFLADDWTVWATAPDEEAIADLAEQGCTTAELDVTNARECERVVEDLIEETGRLDCLVNAASISRFGAVEDISTEQLHEQFDVAVYGPHRLIREALPHMRARENGTVVNVSSITGRLSTPGRGADAAAKSALEGVSDALRVEADSFGVDVVVVEPGPIRDGEEPAEAEPESASGAYDWLYRAREDSRLTGVQDALGVTPGTVALAVRDAANNSDPEPRYPVGEGAKLLLFAEYVPERWRDTAFGLLRQLMG
- a CDS encoding endonuclease V, whose translation is MRVVRPGFVPDPSLSREAMETLQREIAETAVFEDDLSVDPETASSDSEQTTLSGEAASAPLVAGVDQAFVDDRAVSAVVVTQGGAVVERAHAVERTEIPYIPGLLSFREGGAILAALERLEHDPDVLLVDGSGRIHFREAGLATHVGVTVDVPTVGVAKNLLCGAPERPLDGGFPEGTRVPIHADDAIETATAGTHVGDAVQTRQYDSPNRHVNPLIVSPGHRVSAETATDLVLATAAGYKLPEPTRLADRAADEAKTEVP